atttttattgcacTACAGATACATTTTAGGCAGCCACGGTAGCCCCCCAAAAATGTAACCTGCAACTCTGTAATTTTTCCTCTAATTTCTTTAGCCCAACAGCAGGCTCCTGGCAACACTTCTAATAGTGCTAAACATGTTGCTGCTtgtcattaaagggacagttccccaaaacaatgtaaattctgtcattatttactcactctcatgttgtcccaaacctgggACAAAATCTGTTAATTTTTTGTGCAcaaacagaacacaaaagaagcactaaaataatgatttataattgaATCGTCATCTGACAATATTACAGTTAGATAAAATAAGTGGCTATGctgttatttcagatttatttacatgtaaaatGATCACTCAGATTAGAATCAATAGAAATCTGATTTTAACTGAAAGTCTTGTTCCTCTCAGCCACTTACTGTACGTAAGCAGACACAaagagaggtgtgtgtggtgGAAAAGCAAGACCTCGCGCTCGTACAACAGTACTGATGAGTCTGGGAAACTAGACAAGGTTTGCCTAAGAAGTCACTAGCgcttttttggggggaggggtCCTAAACGGGGTCTGAAAAGTCAACAAATATAGCAACAAGGCCGCTAAATTGGCAAGACTGGATTGGTCactatttcagtttcattttgacTTCAAAGATTTAAGtactaaaacaatgaaataaagtgTGCCCTTTTAAGTGTTACTCTCATGGTATATCTGCAGTTGTAGctataaaagaaaatatgaacATTGTAAATTGTTCCTGCTCTTCTAAAAAAACTATAGAGCTTGCCATAATAGACGATGCTGACGGTGATACCATTGTTAAGCTGCAACACTGGTTACATCATTTGCCCATCGTGGCACCGTCGTCTTAAAACCACCACCACTCCACCATCGTTTTGATATTTTACAGCAggctaataaaaataattttgttcagtaaaagaacagactctacaataaaaaaaaataaaataaaaaaaacttaatgccGGCTGActtttggaagtttttttttttttttaaatattcagttcTAATTTAATTGGTTCTACAAGTGTTTgctgatttttactttatttaaactttgtgtaatttatttattttatttgccatCAAGGTGTATGCCGTGCCTCCAAGCTGTCTTATTCGTTCTAATTCTAAGATTTCATTAAAGTGAGTTtgatgttgtattttgttgtattCAAGCAATTGACGCCGAATTGCAGCTAATTCGAAAGTGAAGTTGAAGTCTTAAGCTATTTTCAAAGCAAAATTTAAGCAAAATTCAAACAAGCTAAAAATGAACAATTGTTTTACGCCGAATTATCGCTATTTGAAAGTAAGAAAGTAAAATGTGCATGCCGCTTTTATAATCTATTTAAAAGTAAAGGAAATTGAGGAAAAGAGGGAACGCCCCTGCACCCATGGTGATACCAGTATTACCAGTGTTGTCAAACGACGATTAACCGGTGGGAAAATTTCCTCACTGTCACAACCCTAGTTGCAAGCTTAACTAAATAAACACTGTGGTAACTCAATGGAAATAAAATCGCAAGCTGTTATGTAGACCCCACAGGGCATTTagaaaaggcatttttttttttttttacatgtgatgTCCCAATTTCAGAGAGACATGCTTCCTCATCTTGAGAATAAAATAAGCAATTTGGGTTGCTATAGCCAGACTGTAGCAGTCTCAAAGCAAATATTGTACTTCTCTCTagtttcttccttttcttttaagaaatcttCTCAAGAGAAAAAAGGCAAAAACGTTAGCAACTTCTAACATTCCCCTGTGGTTTCCAAATGTGAAGATCCATCCACAATAAAGTAAAGatttaatctgaaaaaaaaaagggttttgtgCTACAGAAACAAGATGACGTGATGTCTGATGGCGACAGTAGAAATGGTATCTTGAAAGAAAAATCCCTGCTTATGGAAATCATGTCAGAAAGTTCCACAAAATGAAATTGTGGGCAGCTTAAACATACCatatttccttttttccttttgttCTTCACTCCAAGAGAGAATGACTGTTTAATCCTCTAGTCTCATTGTTCAGCCATGTCTGGGTGGTTGAGGGAAACTACTTTTTCACAGTGATGGTATAGAGTGTGATTTGCCAGAGAATGTTGTCTCTTTTGTCATGCCATTTCACTTTCAGTTAAGATTGTctcatcaaaaaatacagtatgaaTCGTAAGACAACACATAtcgcttaataaaaaaaaaaaaaaaaagagggataCATTTGATCTGGTATGCTGCCAAAACTTAAGATGTGTCTTGAGTTTCAGTTCACTCGGTGGTTAAATTATATGGTCCAATGGCATTAATGCCCCTTGCCATTCTAATCTAATCAATATTCTATTAACCTAGGCAACAAAATCACAGAGACATTCGAAAACAAAAATGCTATTTAACCAGTTCAGAGCTGAAACAATTCCCTTTAAAGCTCCTTAAATGTATATCTCAcccaaaaatatcataatttccTCACATGCATAGGTTACTTTCTTCTAATAGATAATTTCGAGAAAGGTCCATGCAATTTATGCCCATACAATGGAAACCAAAAATGTTCATCAGCATTCTCTATAATATCGTATGTGTtctgtagaaaaataaataaataaataaaaaaaattcaggatcCCTTGTACCCTTTTCATGACATGTTCACGCTCCTAACTTATTGAGCGAAGCTATAGAGAGTCTGGGCTAAAACCACCAGACTATGGAAGTTTCTTGTCACAAGCTGTCAGATTACTCAAGTCTGCCTGACAGAAATCTTCCTATCATCCAATACCCAACTTTCCAAATCTGTTGCCTGAACCCAAGGCTCTGTTTAACCACATCAACAGTGTATGCTTCACTATAATAACACAACAGAGGGGAAGCAATTCCATGCCAGGATAGCCAGACTACTGCAGTGACTAGTGTCTGGCATTATTCGCTCTATAGGTTTTCTGCATGTTGCTGCTGGAAACTGGGCTTATTGGGCATACTCTTCTTGCATATCCATATGACATCTCAGTGTCCCTATATTAGTGAAGGGAATTGGAAGTTGGCCAGTTGAAAGTTTCCCATTTGATTAACCAAAAGCATTTCAAAGTCATCCATCTCTCATATTTCATCCTGACTTTGGATAGAGAAATGGCATTGAGTGGCCTGTTTTTCCCAGTGAATTATTCTGGACAGCTCATCAGGCAGATCTGACGCAATAAGCTATATCCCAAATGCTACCCCTAAATTCCATATAGACAATTGGGGAACAATCCCCAATAATTTTTTAAGGAAGGCCTTTATGTTTAGGTTGCATAAAATCCAACTAACTCCCATCAGACATGCTTCTTTGACTGCTGTTAGATTAGTAATACTGCGATGTGTAACACCTAGTTCATGACATCCAACAGCCCTTTTACTATATTAACTGTTTAGTAAAGCAGTACAGTTTTCATGTAATGCTGTCTATAATCCTTTCATGCATGGTGTCCACTACAGTGAATAGATATTTGGAATCCATTTTGGGCCATTTAAGTTTTAACACCCAACTGGCGAACTCCCAAAGTGGCGTCTACgaatctaaattaattttaatgcgGTACAGGCCTACATTTAAAAGTGTAGGCATGTACCGTATGAGTGCAGGGATTTGTGTGCATGATTGTGTTGGAGTATGTGGTggaagggtgtgtgtgtttgtgtatttgtgctcACCTGTGTAtgaatagtatttaaaaaaaaagaagaaaaaaaagtacaatgcaTTAATcattaaatcaatatataaacAAGCAGCAATACTAATTGTCATGGACTACGCTCCATTCAGCTTAAACACTCCCAAGAAAACTCCAGGACACAGATGATTAATCTCCATAAAATTTACTGGGAATATTGTGAAACTGTAATACAATGCAAATgagatgtatattaatattagatcCAAATACAGAGAAAACAGAACGGATTATCTACACAGCGGTGATGTATATGATAAACAAAATCGAGCTAGTAAACAATCAGCAGTAATAACATAAAGCAAACTTAGCCTTCTCAATAGTCTCACAAAGATAAAAATAGACATTATCCTAATATTGCATGATAAGAAATACTCACAGACGTTGCTTTAGCAAAGGGAAAGGAAAAAcgcgatcgctggagaaacaggTGACTGAGAGAGATTGCAGGCTGTTGCGATTGACTATCGCATAGCGATCAACTTCCTGATTCGTGACGTGCGCAGTAGCGCGTCACTACAGTTACAAAGATAAACATATTACACTACATTGTTAAAACCCAAAACAaagccttttattattattttcctttaagTGGCATGACACTCCCCACCTGGGGTCTTTGAAGAGCCCACATCAATTGACAGAATCAGACTTTGGAGAAAGAAGCAAAACTACTTCTGTAACAGGCCGAGAAAAGGCCTTTCTGGCTCCATCCTTAACAATTTCCACTTGAACTTTCCGAACTAATCCATCCTCTTCTGGAAAGGTTTTCGTGATGAGACCGACCGGCCATTGATTTCTCTTAGCTTGATTGTCTTTCAAGAGAACCACATCTCCTTCTTGAAGGTTCGGCCTCTTTCCTTGCCACTTGTACCGAAGCTGTAATGTTTTGAGGTATTCATGTTTCCATTTGTTCCAAAACATGTCTGCTAGGCTCTGAACTTGTTTCCATTGTACTCTGATGAGATGCGCTTCTTGAAAGCTTCCTGATGGAGGAGGCGGCGCAGAGCCTAGCTTGAGAGTTAGGAGCATCGCTGGGGTGAGGATGAGAGGCGATTCCGGATCTGACGAGACTGGAATGAGTGGTCTGGCATTCATGATCGCTGTTACTTCGGCCATGAGGGTTGTCAGGACTTCATGTGAAAGATGAGACCTTTTCTGCTCAAGCAACATGCAATCCAGAATACGACGGGCAATGCCGATCATCCGTTCCCAAGCCCCACCCATGTGAGATGCGTGGGGTGGGTTGAATACCCAGGTGCAGTTCTGGGTGTTCAAGTACTCCTCTACTCGTTTGAAACCAGGATTCGACAGGTCCATTTCTAATTCACGAGAAGCGCCGATGAAGTTAGTTCCGCAGTCGGAACGTATCTACTTTGCGGGGCCCCTGTAAGCAAAGAACCTCCTCAAGGCATTGATAAAACTGCTGGTACTCATGGCTTCAATCACCTCGATGTGAACTGCCCTCGAACACATACAAGAGAACATCACAGCCCATCGTTTAGAGTTGAAGActcctcctcttgtacgacgtgAAACAATCTCCCAGGGTCCAAAAACGTCGACACCTACATAAGTGAAAGGAGGTGCTACTTGTACCCGTTCTGCTGGCAGAGCTGCCATCTGCTGATGTTCCATTTTGCCCCTCAGTTTCCTACAAGTGACGCATTTGTGAAGTAAACTACTAATGCAGCGTTTAGCTCCCACTAGCCAAAATCCTGCTGTTCGAATGGCACCTTCAGTCAGATGTCTTCCCTGGTGTTTCACTGCGTCGTGATAGTGAGACACAATCAGAGTAGCTAGATGATGCCGGCCAGGAATGATGATGGGATGAACCTCATCCATACTCAGATCCGATTGCTCAATTCGACCTCCTACTCTAAGAAGTTGGTTTTGGTCTAAGATGGGGTGCAACTTCCAAAGGCTGCTATTTGGTGGAAGGTTGGATCCTGAGTTAATACACTTAAGCTCCTCTGAATAGTACTCGTTCTGGACACTCTTCACAACACACACTTTGGCTTTCAACAATTCTTCCTCTGTAGGTCGACAGACATGCCACCCTTGACATTCATCCTGGATAGAGTGAGCGAAGGAACGAGCCACATGAATGAGGCGAGCTATGGCTGTAAAGAGAGTGCTGAACTTGGAGAAGCGTTCGAAGCGTTGTGGATGTATCACATCTTTAGTAACACGAGTGAAGCTTGCCACCACCTGGGGACGCACTTCAGAGTCAGCGTCAGGGTCGATAAGGTCGTAAGCTTCTTGAATCTCAGGTAAATGCAAAGACGCATCGTGAAGAAAGGCTGGACCTTTGAGCCAAGTTGTGCTGCTAAGCAAGTCTGAAGTCACAGTTCTTGATCCAATGTCGGCTGGGTTGAGGTGTGTTGGGACGTACTTCCAAAGCCCAGAACAAGGTGACTGACGGATTCTTTGGATCCTGTTGTGTACGTAGACATAGAATCTTCTCGACTGGTTCTGGATGTATCCCAATACAACCTTGCTATCTGTGTAGTAGACGATGTTGTCAAACATAGTGTCCATCTCTGAAACTATCATCTCAGCGATCTCGATGGTGAGCACAGCCGCACAAAGCTCAAGCCTTGGAATGGTTAGATCGGGCTGAGGCGCCAACTTTGCTTTCCCGAAGACAAATCCAATCTCAGTCTGTTCCTGGTGGCTTGTCACCTTGATGTAGGCTACGGCTGCTATTGCCTTTACCGATGCATCTGCAAAGACATAAAGCTCTCTTCTTAGAGCACCTGCAGTGGAGAATAACGTATAAGGACGTGGTATCTGGAGTCCCTCCAGATCTTGGAGCGATCGTTTCCATCTAGTCCATTCAGTCTCCATGTCTTTGGGAAGAGGTGTGTCCCAATCCTCTGCTTGCTTAGTTAGCTCTCTGAGTATCAGTCTTCCATGGACCGTGATGGGTGCGAGGAATCCTAGAGGATCGTATAGGCTGTTCACAGTCGAAAGCACTCCTCTACGAGTGAATGGCCTCTGGTCATCTTCGATTCGAAACATGAATGTATCTGTGCGCATGTTCCAGAGCAATCCAAGGCTACGTTGTATTGGCAAATCATCAACGAAAAGATCTAAGCTGTTGATGTCCTTGGTGCGATCTTCAAATGGAAATGCTTCGATAACTGCCATTCGGTTTGAAGCAATTTTGTGTAGCCTGAGGTTAGAAGTTGCAAGCATCTTCTGTGCTCGCCCTAGGACGCTGACGGCCTCTTCCTCTGTGCTGAAGGACTTCAGAGCATCGTCAACATAGAACTCGCGTTCGATGAATCTTCTTGCATCACTACCATAGTCTGCTTCTGCTTTCTTAGCTGCCCGTCGCAGACCATACACTGCAACGGCAGGCGAGGGACTATTCCCAAAAAGGTGCACCCGCATTCTGTAATCAATGATGTCGGAGGTAGGGTCATTGTCCCTGTACCACAGAAAGCGAAGAAAGTCACGATGGTCTTCCTTGACTACAAAGCAGTGGAACATCTGCTCGATGTTGGCAGTGATCGCCACCTGTTCCTTCCTGAACCTCATAAGGACACCTAACAGGCTATTATTAAGGTTGGGACCAGTTAACAAGACATCGTTGAGCGACACTCCTTCACATGATGCACTACTGTCGAAGACCACACGAATCCTATCTGGTTTCCTTGGATGATACACACCAAACAGGGGTAAGTACCAACACTCTTGTCTAGGCTGTACTGGTGGAGCAACTTCAGCGTGTGCCTTCTTGAACAACTTCTCCATAAACTCTAGGAAATCGGCTTTCATCTGTGGTCGTTTGTCCAGTGAGCGCTGGAGCGAGACAAAACGGTCAAAAACCTGCTTCCTGTTGTTGGGCAGCCGTTGTCTCGGCAACCGAAAGGGTAAAGGTGCGACCCAACTTCCAGAACTGTCCTGAAAACACTCGGCTTCCATTATCTTCAGAAACTCTAGATCCTCCATGGATGCAGCGAGTCTATGATCATCGGGAGAACGAGCGAAGACAGTTTGCCCTAAGCAGTCTCCACTGAGCGTCATGGAACCACTGATGGAGATTGGTGCTGAATGATGCTGAGGTCTAAACGCTTGCTCA
The sequence above is drawn from the Carassius auratus strain Wakin chromosome 5, ASM336829v1, whole genome shotgun sequence genome and encodes:
- the LOC113079239 gene encoding uncharacterized protein LOC113079239 codes for the protein MSQRSNSKKGNEDIQSETVRSRSSRASGTSSSSKISMAVAMAKAKAEAAQARAAHTQKEIELKVEQARVQANLVTALHPYSPTWKSKAFPSTSEDGGEEDKAEIREVKSTCTQVCGEGLSARTCAKICLVNVFPNGCKNESKRMYAILDEQSNRSLARSEFFEIFKVSGNSYSYTLKTCAGCSETVGRRASGYTVESVDKKIGIRLPTLLECNQIPNIRTEIPTPEAAYHQAHLKRIADKIPPLDPDAKILLLLGRDILQVHKVREQISGPGDAPFAQRLDLGWVIIGDVCLGGAHRTQEVRSYKTAIFENGRTSYLQPCNNQIKIKEVFEQAFRPQHHSAPISISGSMTLSGDCLGQTVFARSPDDHRLAASMEDLEFLKIMEAECFQDSSGSWVAPLPFRLPRQRLPNNRKQVFDRFVSLQRSLDKRPQMKADFLEFMEKLFKKAHAEVAPPVQPRQECWYLPLFGVYHPRKPDRIRVVFDSSASCEGVSLNDVLLTGPNLNNSLLGVLMRFRKEQVAITANIEQMFHCFVVKEDHRDFLRFLWYRDNDPTSDIIDYRMRVHLFGNSPSPAVAVYGLRRAAKKAEADYGSDARRFIEREFYVDDALKSFSTEEEAVSVLGRAQKMLATSNLRLHKIASNRMAVIEAFPFEDRTKDINSLDLFVDDLPIQRSLGLLWNMRTDTFMFRIEDDQRPFTRRGVLSTVNSLYDPLGFLAPITVHGRLILRELTKQAEDWDTPLPKDMETEWTRWKRSLQDLEGLQIPRPYTLFSTAGALRRELYVFADASVKAIAAVAYIKVTSHQEQTEIGFVFGKAKLAPQPDLTIPRLELCAAVLTIEIAEMIVSEMDTMFDNIVYYTDSKVVLGYIQNQSRRFYVYVHNRIQRIRQSPCSGLWKYVPTHLNPADIGSRTVTSDLLSSTTWLKGPAFLHDASLHLPEIQEAYDLIDPDADSEVRPQVVASFTRVTKDVIHPQRFERFSKFSTLFTAIARLIHVARSFAHSIQDECQGWHVCRPTEEELLKAKVCVVKSVQNEYYSEELKCINSGSNLPPNSSLWKLHPILDQNQLLRVGGRIEQSDLSMDEVHPIIIPGRHHLATLIVSHYHDAVKHQGRHLTEGAIRTAGFWLVGAKRCISSLLHKCVTCRKLRGKMEHQQMAALPAERVQVAPPFTYVGVDVFGPWEIVSRRTRGGVFNSKRWAVMFSCMCSRAVHIEVIEAMSTSSFINALRRFFAYRGPAK